A portion of the Stigmatella aurantiaca DW4/3-1 genome contains these proteins:
- a CDS encoding SH3 domain-containing protein, translating into MRAWNRAARLTAGMLLVLLLVTACGDAQEMVVIQEALALREAPRDEAPVAGKLPLGTRVKLQPSRPWEDAAWRRVETPQGERWTKLEGLAPFPLQGEARFVWLEELPIHSTPEPSARTVETLKLGDELHLLAAQVPGAAGYTGVIRQGALLGFADASGLGAEKPTVENLLAGARALLKQGDFAQAMQRARSARALTEGAGRTGALVDALERAGTEPASLQAELEFNEKARGTETPRPGTQGWVIPSRVHLREGADLRDSIITVLSADAAVEVLDIQPPWAHVELVTQQTPWMAVDLGDFAEVRSGKVKRAAAFTQQRGQGRGYLPISSLQAKRPSAAEQQAKALTLEPGDARLELLKRAVALAEPGELSQVAPALIDEAFQEERYRLAVAAALRLKEPGPKGGPSARKEWKIDAVTSLYGCTGHPLEARVEQVEFALGAELSKPQGTVCAQVSGLESPCDVCLSDLSDYDAEARQHVLRDKAGIDAMLSEHEEVITQHLKDSARLENLYAKPSRMRVSVKPGMGLSSQTLFLFELPLEVNRYQDKPVFTPAFREARMTEVLLPLASGEGRWEYWMSTLQWEDSAHGALFAGDGTAAWKILQDFAQALMKTPEAFLERNEFQGVMYTLHISRHCGKCPTRQKPLHGR; encoded by the coding sequence ATGCGCGCTTGGAATCGTGCCGCCCGGCTCACGGCGGGGATGCTGCTGGTGCTGTTGCTGGTCACCGCCTGCGGGGACGCCCAGGAGATGGTCGTCATCCAAGAGGCGCTGGCGCTCCGGGAAGCGCCCCGCGACGAGGCTCCCGTGGCCGGCAAGCTGCCCCTGGGCACCCGGGTGAAGCTCCAGCCCTCCCGCCCCTGGGAGGATGCCGCGTGGCGCCGCGTGGAGACCCCGCAGGGGGAGCGCTGGACGAAACTCGAGGGGCTCGCCCCCTTTCCGCTCCAGGGTGAAGCCCGCTTCGTGTGGCTCGAGGAGCTTCCCATCCACTCCACCCCGGAGCCCTCGGCGCGCACCGTCGAGACGCTGAAGCTGGGGGATGAACTCCACCTGCTGGCGGCCCAGGTCCCCGGCGCCGCCGGGTACACGGGGGTGATTCGCCAGGGCGCGTTGCTGGGCTTCGCGGACGCATCCGGGCTCGGCGCGGAGAAGCCCACGGTGGAAAACCTCCTGGCCGGCGCCCGCGCGCTGTTGAAGCAAGGGGATTTCGCGCAGGCGATGCAGCGGGCCCGGTCCGCGCGAGCACTGACCGAGGGCGCCGGACGCACAGGGGCACTCGTCGATGCGCTGGAGCGCGCCGGGACGGAGCCGGCCTCGCTCCAGGCGGAGCTGGAGTTCAACGAGAAGGCGCGCGGCACGGAAACGCCCCGCCCGGGCACCCAGGGCTGGGTCATCCCCTCCCGGGTCCACCTCCGGGAAGGCGCGGACCTCCGGGACAGCATCATCACCGTGCTGTCGGCGGACGCGGCGGTGGAGGTGCTGGACATCCAGCCGCCCTGGGCACACGTGGAGCTCGTGACGCAGCAGACGCCCTGGATGGCGGTCGACCTGGGAGACTTCGCCGAGGTCCGCAGCGGCAAGGTCAAGCGCGCCGCCGCTTTCACCCAGCAGCGCGGCCAGGGCCGGGGCTACCTGCCCATCTCCTCGCTCCAGGCCAAGCGCCCGAGCGCCGCCGAGCAGCAGGCCAAGGCCCTGACGCTGGAGCCAGGAGACGCCCGGCTCGAGCTGCTCAAACGCGCCGTGGCGCTCGCGGAGCCCGGCGAGCTCTCCCAGGTGGCGCCGGCGCTCATCGACGAAGCCTTCCAGGAAGAACGGTACCGGCTGGCGGTCGCCGCGGCCCTGCGGCTGAAGGAGCCTGGCCCGAAGGGCGGCCCCTCGGCGCGCAAGGAGTGGAAGATCGACGCGGTCACCAGCCTCTATGGGTGCACGGGTCATCCCCTGGAGGCCCGCGTGGAACAGGTGGAGTTCGCGCTGGGGGCGGAGCTCTCCAAGCCCCAGGGCACGGTCTGTGCCCAGGTCTCCGGCCTGGAGTCCCCGTGCGATGTGTGCCTGTCGGACCTCTCCGACTACGATGCCGAGGCGCGTCAACACGTGCTGCGCGACAAGGCGGGCATCGACGCCATGCTCAGCGAGCACGAGGAGGTCATCACCCAACACTTGAAGGACTCGGCGCGGCTGGAAAACCTCTACGCCAAGCCCTCGCGCATGCGGGTGAGCGTGAAGCCGGGCATGGGGCTCTCCTCCCAGACGCTCTTCCTGTTCGAGCTGCCGTTGGAGGTGAACCGCTACCAGGACAAGCCCGTGTTCACCCCCGCCTTCCGGGAGGCGCGCATGACGGAAGTCCTCCTCCCCCTCGCCTCGGGAGAGGGCCGCTGGGAGTATTGGATGAGCACGCTCCAGTGGGAGGATTCGGCCCACGGCGCGCTTTTCGCGGGGGATGGCACGGCCGCCTGGAAAATCCTGCAAGACTTTGCCCAGGCCTTGATGAAGACGCCGGAGGCGTTCCTCGAACGCAACGAGTTCCAGGGCGTGATGTACACGCTGCACATCTCTCGTCACTGCGGAAAGTGCCCCACCCGTCAGAAGCCCCTCCACGGTCGGTGA
- a CDS encoding FHA domain-containing protein produces the protein MISVKELRALGTSLPLEGFRRQLGPFALIQRPPSEDPTAGANTTRVADPKVIEQGIVSLLFEFDELIVALLPPLEATDALTIGRITGNDLVLEDGSVSKQHARLHWSQSERRCTVKDMGSRNGTFLNGTLIMDREVTLRDGDILSFGHVQFWFLLTETLHARLRGELAGARRK, from the coding sequence ATGATCTCGGTCAAGGAATTGCGAGCACTCGGCACCTCCCTTCCGTTGGAAGGCTTCCGCCGTCAGCTGGGCCCCTTCGCGCTCATTCAGCGCCCGCCCAGCGAGGACCCCACGGCGGGGGCGAACACCACCCGGGTGGCGGATCCCAAGGTGATCGAACAGGGCATCGTCTCGCTCCTGTTCGAGTTCGACGAGCTCATCGTCGCCCTGCTGCCCCCGCTGGAGGCCACCGACGCGCTGACGATCGGCCGCATCACCGGCAATGATCTGGTGTTGGAGGATGGCTCGGTGTCCAAGCAGCACGCGCGGCTGCACTGGAGCCAGTCCGAGCGCCGGTGCACGGTGAAGGACATGGGCTCGCGCAACGGCACCTTCCTCAACGGAACGCTCATCATGGACCGGGAGGTGACGCTGCGCGATGGCGACATCCTGAGCTTCGGCCACGTGCAGTTCTGGTTCCTGCTGACCGAGACCCTGCACGCGCGGCTGCGCGGAGAACTGGCCGGGGCACGCCGCAAGTAG
- a CDS encoding FHA domain-containing protein — translation MLLVREVRALAGNLQKEDFLRQVGPFVLVRRPPDPVMERLALRLGAHRTRVARSPASAKMLMAELLQHLDDLGVATLPPIQGSDELHIGRLPDNDLVVDDPSVSKRHAVLRWDALAHRCMLTDMGSRNGTLINAEYIRDANALVSDGDMLSFGDTEFCFLETLSLLSMLQTAHYA, via the coding sequence ATGCTTCTGGTTCGCGAAGTCCGCGCCCTTGCGGGCAATCTCCAGAAGGAGGACTTCCTGCGGCAGGTGGGGCCCTTCGTGCTCGTGAGGCGTCCGCCAGACCCCGTCATGGAGCGGCTGGCGCTGCGGCTGGGGGCCCACCGCACGCGGGTGGCGCGCTCGCCGGCCTCCGCCAAGATGCTCATGGCGGAGCTGCTCCAGCACCTGGATGACCTCGGGGTGGCCACCCTTCCCCCCATCCAGGGCAGCGACGAGCTGCACATCGGCCGCTTGCCGGACAATGACCTGGTCGTGGATGACCCCTCCGTCTCCAAACGCCACGCGGTGTTGCGCTGGGATGCGCTGGCGCACCGGTGCATGCTCACGGACATGGGCTCTCGCAACGGCACGCTGATCAACGCCGAGTACATCCGGGATGCCAATGCCCTCGTGAGCGACGGGGACATGCTGAGCTTTGGAGATACGGAATTCTGTTTTCTGGAGACGCTCAGTCTCCTGTCGATGCTGCAAACGGCTCACTACGCTTGA
- the greA gene encoding transcription elongation factor GreA, whose product MSGNIPMTPSGLRKLKEELKQLQTVERGKISREIEVARAHGDLRENAEYHAAKEKQGHIEGRILDLNDWIARAEVIDTSKLKGDKVVFGATVVLLDSETDKTVTYRIVGELEADIKKRWLAVTSPVARALIGKGVGDVALVRSPGGEREYEVQEIRFEDPGDDESAPSP is encoded by the coding sequence ATGAGCGGCAACATCCCGATGACCCCCTCCGGTCTGCGGAAGCTCAAGGAGGAGCTCAAGCAGCTCCAGACCGTCGAGCGCGGGAAGATCTCTCGGGAGATCGAGGTCGCCCGGGCCCATGGCGATCTGCGCGAGAACGCGGAATACCACGCCGCCAAGGAGAAGCAGGGGCACATCGAAGGCCGCATCCTGGACCTCAATGACTGGATTGCCCGCGCCGAGGTCATCGACACCAGCAAGCTCAAGGGGGACAAGGTCGTCTTCGGGGCCACGGTGGTGCTGCTCGATTCCGAGACCGACAAGACGGTCACCTACCGCATCGTGGGAGAGCTGGAGGCCGACATCAAGAAGCGCTGGCTGGCCGTCACCTCTCCGGTGGCCCGGGCGCTGATTGGCAAAGGGGTGGGCGATGTCGCCCTGGTGCGCAGCCCCGGGGGCGAGCGGGAGTATGAGGTGCAGGAGATCCGCTTCGAGGATCCGGGGGACGACGAGTCCGCGCCTTCGCCCTGA
- the recG gene encoding ATP-dependent DNA helicase RecG encodes MSHPLSSLVGPLRYACQRDFAQLSTVRDLRGLLERALAGASGVDAQALSVLRAALPHVDAPLIERRKAALRRIVSALQLSGLVLPPELARVAQEGAPSAGPPPPAREAPAHEGVPRWKAAEPAPLLSRGTAPVPPAPRPAAKPPPASAPKPAEPKKPAAAKKRKRAAGAEESRAEAKLLSIAPRSGPLSTPLKTLGKRLGPRLLGALDKKGLRRVGDILFLLPRCYEDRRKLKTIAELEPGGRGVTVGLVKTADYVSGRNGKRYFKAVVADRSGSIAATYFHAGPWLKNRFTVGKRLVLSGEVRASLSGREMAHPEIEPAEDLESSSVHFNRIVPIYPGFERGDQRSFREVASRVSENYAQHIEEPLPEALRKRLGLVALPEALRSIHFPPDTAHLEALDAHQSPSHRRLAFDELFFLQLGMGLKRQNVKTEQGIAFNVSPERVDRARGALPFALTGAQARVVEELAQDMARPEPMNRLVQGDVGSGKTAVAVVASLLALQDGYQVAVMAPTEILAEQHERSFRKLLEPLGFRVGLVSAAGTAKHKREVREALAQGEIHLAVGTHALIQGGVAFERLGLAVIDEQHRFGVLQRHTLMSKGPTPDVLVMTATPIPRTLAMTLYGDLDVSIIDELPPGRTPVATRVFNEQQRARVYESVGAEIAKGHQAYIVYPLVEESEKLDLEDATRGAEKLQQVFPQARVGLLHGRMKAEEKDAVMEAFREQRIHILVCTTVVEVGVDVPNASVMVVEAAERFGLSQLHQLRGRVGRGAAISFCYLVASLARSWESSERLAVMEQSSDGFIIAEKDLEIRGPGEFLGTRQSGLPELAVANLARDGDLLSLAQAEARRILERDAHLQAPEHQGLVKALEERWEGRLALARVG; translated from the coding sequence GTGAGCCATCCTCTCTCCAGCCTCGTCGGCCCCCTGCGGTACGCCTGTCAGCGGGACTTCGCCCAGCTCTCCACCGTGAGGGACTTGCGCGGTCTGCTGGAGCGGGCGCTCGCGGGCGCCTCGGGCGTGGATGCCCAGGCCCTGTCCGTGCTGCGCGCCGCGCTGCCCCACGTGGATGCGCCCCTGATCGAGCGCCGCAAGGCCGCGCTGCGGCGCATCGTGTCCGCGCTCCAGCTCAGTGGTCTGGTGCTTCCGCCCGAGCTGGCCCGGGTGGCCCAGGAGGGTGCGCCGTCCGCGGGTCCTCCTCCGCCTGCGCGGGAGGCACCCGCGCACGAAGGGGTGCCCCGATGGAAGGCGGCGGAGCCAGCCCCCCTGCTCTCCCGGGGGACAGCCCCTGTGCCGCCCGCGCCGCGGCCCGCCGCGAAGCCGCCGCCCGCGTCGGCCCCGAAGCCCGCGGAGCCGAAGAAGCCCGCCGCCGCGAAGAAGCGCAAGCGCGCCGCCGGGGCCGAGGAGTCGCGCGCCGAGGCGAAGCTGCTCTCCATCGCCCCTCGCTCGGGGCCCTTGTCCACGCCGCTCAAGACGCTGGGCAAGCGGCTCGGGCCGCGCCTGCTGGGCGCGCTCGACAAGAAGGGGCTGCGGCGCGTGGGCGACATCCTCTTCCTGCTGCCGCGCTGCTACGAGGACCGGCGGAAGCTGAAGACCATTGCCGAGCTGGAGCCCGGTGGGCGGGGCGTCACCGTGGGCCTCGTGAAGACGGCGGACTACGTGTCGGGCCGCAATGGCAAGCGCTACTTCAAGGCCGTGGTCGCCGACCGGTCGGGCAGCATCGCCGCCACGTACTTCCACGCGGGGCCGTGGCTCAAGAACCGCTTCACCGTGGGCAAGCGGCTCGTGCTCTCCGGGGAGGTGCGCGCCTCTCTGTCCGGCCGGGAGATGGCCCACCCGGAGATCGAGCCCGCGGAGGATCTGGAGTCCTCCTCTGTCCACTTCAACCGCATCGTCCCCATCTATCCCGGCTTCGAGCGGGGCGATCAGCGCTCCTTCCGCGAGGTGGCCTCCCGGGTCAGTGAGAATTACGCCCAGCACATCGAGGAGCCGCTGCCCGAGGCGCTGCGCAAGCGGCTCGGGTTGGTGGCGTTGCCCGAGGCGCTGCGCAGCATCCACTTTCCTCCGGACACCGCGCACCTGGAGGCGCTCGATGCGCACCAGAGCCCCTCGCACCGGAGGCTCGCCTTCGATGAGCTGTTCTTCCTTCAGCTCGGCATGGGCCTCAAGCGCCAGAATGTGAAGACGGAGCAGGGCATCGCCTTCAACGTCTCCCCGGAGCGGGTGGACCGGGCCCGGGGCGCGCTGCCCTTTGCCCTCACCGGGGCCCAGGCGCGCGTCGTGGAGGAGCTGGCCCAGGACATGGCCCGGCCCGAGCCCATGAACCGGCTCGTCCAGGGCGATGTCGGCTCCGGCAAGACGGCCGTGGCCGTGGTGGCGTCGCTGCTCGCGCTCCAGGATGGCTACCAGGTGGCCGTGATGGCCCCCACGGAGATCCTCGCCGAGCAGCACGAGCGCAGCTTCCGCAAGCTCCTGGAGCCGCTGGGTTTCCGCGTGGGGCTGGTCAGCGCCGCCGGGACGGCGAAGCACAAGCGCGAGGTGCGCGAGGCCCTGGCCCAGGGGGAGATTCACCTGGCCGTGGGCACCCATGCCCTCATTCAGGGGGGCGTGGCCTTCGAGCGGCTGGGGCTCGCCGTCATCGACGAGCAGCACCGCTTTGGCGTGCTCCAGCGCCATACGCTGATGAGCAAGGGCCCCACGCCGGACGTGCTGGTGATGACCGCCACGCCCATTCCGCGCACGCTGGCGATGACGCTCTACGGCGACCTGGACGTGTCCATCATCGACGAGCTGCCCCCGGGCCGCACCCCCGTGGCCACCCGCGTCTTCAACGAGCAGCAGCGCGCCCGCGTCTACGAGTCCGTGGGGGCGGAGATCGCCAAGGGACACCAGGCCTATATCGTCTACCCGCTGGTGGAGGAGTCCGAGAAGCTCGACCTGGAGGACGCCACGCGCGGAGCGGAGAAGCTTCAGCAGGTGTTTCCGCAGGCCCGGGTCGGGCTGCTCCACGGGCGGATGAAGGCCGAGGAGAAGGACGCCGTGATGGAGGCGTTCCGCGAGCAGCGCATCCACATCCTCGTGTGCACCACCGTGGTGGAGGTGGGCGTGGACGTGCCCAACGCCTCCGTGATGGTCGTCGAGGCCGCCGAGCGCTTCGGGCTCTCGCAACTCCACCAGCTTCGCGGCCGGGTGGGGCGCGGCGCGGCCATCAGCTTCTGCTACCTGGTGGCCAGTCTGGCCCGCTCGTGGGAGTCCTCCGAGCGCCTCGCCGTGATGGAGCAGAGCAGCGATGGTTTCATCATCGCGGAGAAGGATCTGGAGATCCGGGGGCCCGGGGAGTTCCTCGGCACGCGCCAGAGTGGCCTTCCGGAGCTGGCGGTGGCGAACCTGGCCCGGGATGGGGATCTGCTTTCCCTGGCGCAGGCCGAGGCCCGGAGGATTCTCGAGCGCGATGCCCACCTCCAGGCCCCCGAACACCAGGGGCTCGTGAAGGCTCTGGAAGAACGCTGGGAGGGCCGCCTGGCATTGGCCCGGGTAGGTTAG